In one Hymenobacter sp. DG25B genomic region, the following are encoded:
- the ettA gene encoding energy-dependent translational throttle protein EttA, producing MSDQTIIFSMAGVSKIYPPQKQVLKNIYLSFFYGAKIGVLGLNGSGKSSLLKIIAGVDKQIQGEVVWSPGYSVGYLEQEPQLDASKTVLEVVQEGAAETVALLKEFDEINEAFGAEDADFDKLLERQGAVQERLDHLDAWNLDSRLERAMDALRTPEPEAIIGNLSGGEKRRVALCRLLLQEPDVLLLDEPTNHLDAESVLWLEQHLQQYKGTVIAVTHDRYFLDNVAGWILELDRGEGIPWKGNYSSWLEQKSNRLAQEEKTESKRQKTLQRELEWVRMAPKARQAKSKARLAGYDKMVNEDSREKEQKLELFIPDGPRLGSQVIEAHNITKAFGDKLLFENLSFNLPQGGIVGIIGPNGAGKTTLFRLITHQIEPDSGTFVVGPTVQTAYVDQQHDTLDPNKTVFETISGGTETMLLAGRPVNARAYVSNFNFRGGDQEKKVGMLSGGERNRVHLATTLKQGANLLLLDEPTNDLDVNAIRALEDALENFAGCAVIISHDRWFLDRLATHILAFEGDSQVVWFEGNFSDYEEAKKKRLGDVEPKRVRYKKLT from the coding sequence ATGAGCGACCAGACCATCATATTTTCCATGGCCGGCGTGAGTAAAATCTACCCGCCGCAGAAACAGGTTCTTAAAAATATTTACCTCTCGTTTTTCTACGGAGCCAAAATCGGCGTACTCGGTCTGAACGGCTCGGGTAAGTCCTCGCTGCTCAAAATTATTGCCGGCGTCGATAAGCAGATTCAGGGCGAAGTAGTCTGGTCGCCGGGCTATTCGGTGGGCTATCTGGAGCAGGAGCCCCAGCTCGATGCCAGCAAAACCGTACTGGAAGTAGTGCAGGAAGGCGCTGCCGAAACGGTGGCTCTGCTGAAGGAGTTCGACGAAATCAACGAAGCCTTTGGGGCCGAAGACGCGGACTTTGACAAGCTGCTGGAGCGCCAGGGCGCCGTGCAGGAGCGCCTGGATCACCTGGACGCCTGGAACCTGGACAGCCGGCTGGAGCGTGCTATGGATGCCCTGCGCACCCCGGAGCCCGAGGCCATCATCGGCAACCTTTCCGGGGGCGAGAAGCGCCGCGTGGCCCTGTGCCGCCTGCTGCTGCAAGAACCCGATGTGCTGCTGCTGGACGAACCCACCAACCACCTGGACGCCGAGTCGGTGCTGTGGCTGGAGCAGCACCTGCAGCAATACAAAGGCACCGTTATAGCCGTCACCCACGACCGCTACTTCCTGGATAACGTGGCCGGCTGGATTCTGGAGCTGGACCGCGGCGAAGGTATTCCGTGGAAAGGCAACTACTCTTCCTGGCTGGAGCAGAAGTCTAACCGCTTAGCCCAGGAAGAGAAAACCGAGAGCAAGCGCCAGAAAACGCTGCAGCGCGAGCTGGAGTGGGTGCGCATGGCCCCCAAGGCCCGCCAGGCCAAAAGCAAGGCCCGCCTGGCTGGCTACGATAAAATGGTGAACGAAGACTCCCGTGAGAAAGAGCAGAAGCTGGAGCTCTTCATCCCGGACGGACCACGCCTGGGTTCGCAGGTGATTGAGGCCCACAACATCACCAAAGCCTTCGGCGACAAGCTCCTGTTCGAAAACCTCTCGTTCAACCTGCCCCAGGGCGGTATTGTGGGCATCATTGGGCCCAACGGCGCGGGTAAAACCACCCTGTTCCGCCTCATCACGCACCAGATAGAGCCCGATTCCGGCACCTTTGTGGTAGGCCCCACGGTGCAAACCGCCTACGTAGACCAGCAGCACGATACCCTGGACCCCAACAAAACGGTGTTCGAAACCATTTCCGGCGGCACCGAAACCATGCTGCTGGCCGGCCGCCCCGTGAATGCCCGCGCCTACGTGAGCAACTTCAACTTCCGCGGCGGCGACCAGGAAAAGAAAGTGGGCATGCTCTCTGGTGGCGAGCGGAACCGCGTGCACCTGGCCACTACCCTTAAGCAAGGCGCCAACCTGCTGCTGCTCGACGAACCCACCAACGACCTGGACGTGAATGCCATCCGGGCCTTGGAAGACGCGCTGGAAAACTTCGCCGGCTGTGCCGTTATTATCAGCCACGACCGGTGGTTCCTCGACCGCCTAGCTACGCATATTCTTGCTTTCGAAGGCGACTCGCAGGTGGTATGGTTTGAAGGCAACTTCTCTGACTACGAGGAAGCCAAGAAGAAACGCCTGGGCGATGTAGAGCCCAAGCGTGTGCGCTATAAGAAACTCACGTAA
- a CDS encoding PAS domain-containing sensor histidine kinase, with protein MPLPSDLFASLAAHDSVVYFCYRPSDKQVLYVSAAYERELGGHIDKVNEELPNWLAVLHPDDRPYLAECMGFAATGHLVEDMNLRLVNPDGTLRWLCMSAIGYVPDGSAAADGLLISGHVRDTTRSRNVLEVARRYQSKKNSMLEILSHDLASPLVLAQQMADYIAEKVESLHDARLNAMISEMRTACQEGVTLIRDFVDQEFLDSSNVDVHLERLDLVERLGILLENYQHREHAAGHHFYFETSHPSIYADVDENKFMQVMNNLLGNALKFTPDGGYLSVTIIQEPAHVLITVADTGIGIPAELQPGLFERFTRARRPGLRGEKTTGLGMSIIKTIVELHHGNIWLESAEDQGTTFFIELPGSKA; from the coding sequence ATGCCCCTTCCTTCCGACCTATTTGCTTCCCTGGCCGCGCACGATTCCGTGGTTTATTTCTGTTACCGGCCTTCTGATAAGCAGGTGTTATATGTGAGTGCAGCCTACGAGCGGGAACTGGGCGGCCACATCGATAAAGTAAACGAGGAGCTACCCAACTGGCTGGCCGTACTCCACCCCGACGACCGACCCTACCTGGCAGAATGCATGGGTTTTGCCGCTACCGGCCACCTGGTGGAGGATATGAACCTGCGGCTGGTGAACCCCGATGGCACCTTGCGCTGGCTGTGCATGTCGGCCATTGGCTATGTGCCCGACGGCAGTGCGGCGGCCGATGGCCTCCTGATAAGTGGCCACGTGCGCGACACCACCCGCTCACGCAATGTGCTGGAAGTAGCCCGCCGCTACCAGAGTAAGAAAAATTCCATGCTCGAAATACTCTCGCATGATCTGGCCAGCCCCTTGGTACTGGCCCAGCAAATGGCCGATTATATTGCCGAGAAAGTGGAATCACTCCACGATGCCCGCCTCAATGCTATGATTAGCGAGATGCGTACCGCCTGCCAGGAAGGCGTCACCCTAATCCGGGACTTTGTAGACCAGGAGTTTCTGGATTCCAGCAACGTAGATGTGCACCTGGAGCGCCTGGATTTGGTAGAGCGCCTAGGCATTCTGCTGGAGAACTATCAGCACCGGGAACATGCCGCGGGACATCATTTCTATTTTGAAACGTCGCACCCCAGCATCTACGCCGATGTTGACGAAAACAAGTTTATGCAGGTGATGAACAACCTGCTGGGCAATGCGCTGAAGTTTACGCCAGATGGTGGCTACCTAAGCGTAACCATTATTCAGGAGCCCGCCCATGTGCTGATTACGGTGGCGGATACAGGTATTGGCATTCCGGCGGAGCTGCAGCCCGGCCTGTTTGAGCGCTTCACGCGGGCCCGCCGGCCTGGGCTGCGGGGCGAGAAAACCACCGGGCTGGGCATGTCCATCATCAAGACTATTGTGGAGCTGCACCACGGCAATATCTGGCTGGAAAGCGCCGAAGATCAGGGAACAACCTTCTTCATTGAGTTGCCCGGTTCTAAAGCCTAG
- a CDS encoding inorganic diphosphatase yields the protein MFSALHQLPAHVANSRTRIHVVVETPKGSRNKVAFEPELGAFKLKGVLPEGHSFPYDFGFVPSTKAADGDPLDVLLLLDAPTFPGCVVEARLIGALEIEQQEADGTTQRNDRLLAVAATSRLHKGIHEISDLPEEMLHEIEHFFHSYNEAKGGEIKVLHRVGAKKAHALLAQARQ from the coding sequence ATGTTCTCTGCTTTGCACCAGCTGCCCGCCCACGTGGCCAACTCCCGCACCCGCATTCATGTGGTAGTAGAAACTCCCAAAGGCAGCCGCAATAAAGTAGCCTTTGAGCCCGAGTTGGGGGCTTTTAAGCTGAAGGGCGTGCTGCCGGAAGGCCACAGCTTCCCCTATGACTTTGGTTTTGTGCCCTCCACGAAAGCCGCTGATGGCGACCCCCTGGATGTGTTGCTGTTGCTGGATGCTCCTACATTTCCGGGCTGTGTAGTAGAGGCGCGCCTAATTGGCGCCCTGGAAATAGAGCAACAGGAGGCCGATGGCACCACCCAGCGCAACGACCGGCTGCTGGCCGTGGCCGCCACCTCCCGCCTGCACAAAGGCATTCACGAAATCAGTGACTTGCCCGAGGAGATGCTGCATGAAATAGAGCATTTCTTCCACTCTTATAACGAAGCCAAGGGCGGCGAAATAAAGGTACTGCACCGCGTGGGCGCAAAAAAGGCCCACGCCTTGTTGGCGCAGGCCCGGCAATAA
- a CDS encoding trypsin-like peptidase domain-containing protein — translation MKTEADYYELFEAYQLGELDAPTRAELESRLAADPVLARRYADFEDLTGTMRTYGHRLATRRKLQAVQAELDAEQAAAAEVRETGIPTMPKVYISPVERKLREFWSGHRATIAVAASVAVLAVFATLLGIEWWRAAQRPSTYGYTVLRREMDRIKRNQRAINRAITQIDGTKTPEELNPGKFGGTGFALTADGYLVTSYHVIQGADSLLIEGRDRQRYRAEPVFSDVAHDLAILRINDKKFKTFGRLPYSFKRGSADLGERVYTLGYPREDVVFGEGSLSARSGFEGDTGFYQISIPVNPGNSGGPVLDDRGNLIGIISGKQMDVQSAAFATKSSYLMRLVDSLSAANSGPTYSMPRTNQLAGASRAQQVRKLQDYVFVVKVYE, via the coding sequence ATGAAGACGGAAGCTGACTATTACGAGCTATTTGAAGCCTACCAATTAGGCGAGCTGGACGCGCCCACCCGCGCCGAGCTGGAAAGCCGCCTGGCGGCCGACCCGGTGTTGGCGCGCCGCTACGCCGATTTTGAGGATCTGACGGGCACCATGCGCACCTATGGCCACCGCCTGGCTACCCGCCGCAAGCTGCAGGCCGTGCAGGCCGAGCTGGATGCCGAGCAGGCCGCCGCCGCTGAGGTGCGGGAAACCGGCATCCCAACCATGCCCAAGGTGTATATCTCGCCGGTAGAGCGCAAGCTGCGCGAGTTCTGGAGTGGGCACCGCGCCACTATTGCCGTAGCGGCCTCCGTGGCCGTGCTGGCGGTGTTTGCTACGCTGCTCGGTATTGAGTGGTGGCGGGCGGCCCAGCGGCCTTCTACCTACGGCTACACAGTACTGCGCCGCGAGATGGACCGCATCAAGCGCAACCAGCGTGCCATTAACCGGGCTATTACCCAGATAGATGGCACCAAGACCCCGGAAGAGCTGAACCCCGGCAAGTTTGGCGGTACGGGCTTTGCCCTCACCGCCGATGGCTACCTGGTAACCAGCTACCACGTAATCCAGGGCGCCGACTCGCTGCTGATTGAGGGCCGCGACCGGCAGCGCTACCGCGCCGAGCCGGTGTTCTCCGATGTGGCCCACGACCTGGCTATTCTGCGCATTAACGACAAGAAATTTAAAACCTTCGGGCGCCTGCCTTACTCCTTCAAGCGCGGCTCTGCTGACCTGGGCGAGCGGGTGTACACGCTGGGCTACCCCCGGGAGGATGTGGTGTTTGGCGAAGGCTCTTTGAGCGCCCGCTCTGGCTTTGAAGGCGACACGGGCTTCTACCAGATTTCTATTCCGGTGAACCCGGGCAACAGCGGCGGCCCGGTGCTGGATGACCGCGGCAACCTGATTGGCATCATCAGCGGCAAGCAGATGGATGTGCAGAGCGCGGCCTTCGCTACCAAGTCGTCTTACCTGATGCGGCTGGTGGACTCCCTTTCGGCAGCCAACTCCGGTCCTACCTACAGCATGCCGCGCACCAACCAGCTGGCCGGCGCTTCGCGGGCGCAGCAGGTACGCAAGCTTCAGGACTACGTGTTTGTAGTGAAAGTATACGAATAG
- a CDS encoding RNA polymerase sigma factor encodes MGKGQPSYTDEEFVAAIRRGDDRALAHLYRLHLPMVLHFVQQNSGTEDEAKDVYQEGVMVFYEKVREGSLELSCQIKTYLYAVCRRLWLKRLAEKSRFGVRLEDHEPYLETGAEADLALAEERDRRLSTMAEALERIGEPCRSLLEGFYLLDKSMQQLTAEFGYTNADNAKNQKYKCLVRLKKLFFTHYQEEELY; translated from the coding sequence ATGGGCAAGGGTCAACCTTCCTATACCGATGAAGAGTTCGTGGCAGCCATTCGCCGCGGCGACGACCGGGCGCTGGCACACCTCTACCGCCTGCACCTTCCCATGGTCCTTCACTTTGTGCAGCAGAACAGCGGCACCGAGGATGAAGCCAAGGATGTGTATCAGGAAGGCGTGATGGTATTCTATGAGAAGGTACGCGAAGGCTCTTTGGAGCTCAGCTGCCAGATCAAGACTTACCTCTACGCGGTGTGCCGCCGGCTGTGGCTGAAACGACTGGCCGAGAAAAGCCGCTTCGGCGTGCGTCTCGAAGACCACGAGCCCTATCTGGAAACCGGAGCCGAGGCCGATTTGGCCCTGGCCGAGGAGCGCGACCGGCGCCTCAGCACCATGGCCGAGGCTCTGGAGCGCATCGGTGAGCCCTGCCGCTCGCTTTTAGAAGGCTTTTATCTGTTGGATAAGTCGATGCAGCAGCTCACCGCTGAATTTGGCTACACGAATGCCGATAACGCCAAAAATCAAAAATACAAGTGCCTGGTACGGTTAAAGAAGCTGTTTTTCACTCACTATCAAGAGGAAGAACTCTACTGA